The following proteins are co-located in the Eptesicus fuscus isolate TK198812 chromosome 9, DD_ASM_mEF_20220401, whole genome shotgun sequence genome:
- the RAP1GAP gene encoding LOW QUALITY PROTEIN: rap1 GTPase-activating protein 1 (The sequence of the model RefSeq protein was modified relative to this genomic sequence to represent the inferred CDS: inserted 1 base in 1 codon) produces MIEKMQGSRMDEQRCSFPPPLKTEEDYIPYPSVHEVLGREGPFPLILLPQFGGYWIEGTNHEITSIPEAEPLQSPTTKVKLECNPTARIYRKHFLGKEHFNYYSLDTALGHLVFSLKYDVIGDQEHLRLLLRTKCRTYHDVIPISCLTEFPNVVQMAKLVCEDVNVDRFYPVLYPKASRLIVTFDEHVISNNFKFGVIYQKLGQTSEEELFSTNEESPAFVEFLEFLGQKVKLQDFKGFRGGLDVTHGQTGTESVYCNFRNKEIMFHVSTKLPYTEGDAQQLQRKRHIGNDIVAVVFQDENTPFVPDMIASNFLHAYVVVQAEGGGPDGPLYKVSVTARDDVPFFGPPLPDPAVFRKGPEFQEFLLTKLINAEYACYKAEKFAKLEERTRAALLETLYEELHVHSQSMMGLGGDDDKLENGGGGGGFFESFKRVIRSRSQSMDAMGLSNKKPNTVSTSHSGSFAPNNPDLAKAAGISLLIPGKSASRFGRRGSAIGIGTVEEVVARGASGSGGCLHALLSARSQDEGHIGDVAPFPXGQVQGHAGRSACSSDGAQHLLWGLSLIVPGKSPTRKKSGPFGSRRSSAIGIENIQEVQEKRESPPAGQKTPDSGHVSQEPKSENSSTQSSPEMPTTKNRAETAAQRAEVLKDFSRSSSSASSFASVVEETEGVDGDDTGLESISSSGTPHKRDSFIYSTWLEDSVSTTSGGSSPGPSRSPHPDAKSGDPACPEIKIQLEAAEQHTSQLGC; encoded by the exons ATGATTGAAAAGATGCAG GGAAGCAGGATGGATGAACAACGATGCTCCTTCCCACCACCCCTCAAA ACGGAGGAGGACTACATTCCCTACCCAAGTGTCCACGAG GTCCTGGGGCGAGAAGGGCCTTTCCCCCTCATCCTGCTGCCCCAGTTTGGGGGCTACTGGATTGAAGGCACCAACCACGAAATCACCAGCATCCCGGAGGCAGAGCCGCTGCAGTCACCCACGACCAAGGTGAAGCTGGAGTGCAACCCCACAGCCCGCATCTACCGGAAGCACTTTCTCGGCAAG GAGCATTTCAATTACTACTCCCTGGACACTGCCCTGGGCCACCTTGTCTTCTCACTCAAATATGATGTCATCGGGGACCAGGAGCACCTGCGGCTGCTGCtcag gaccaagTGTCGGACATACCACGATGTCATCCCCATCTCCTGCCTCACCGAGTTCCCCAACGTGGTCCAGATGGCAAAG CTGGTGTGCGAAGATGTGAATGTGGATCGATTCTATCCTGTGCTCTACCCCAAG GCTTCCCGGCTCATCGTCACCTTTGATGAACACGTCATCAGCAACAACTTCAAGTTTGGAGTCATTTATCAGAAGCTTGGGCAG ACCTCCGAGGAGGAGCTCTTCAGTACCAACGAGGAAAGCCCTGCCTTCGTGGAGTTCCTCGAATTTCTTGGCCAGAAGGTCAAACTGCAGGACTTTAAGGG gttcCGCGGCGGCCTGGACGTGACGCACGGGCAGACGGGGACCGAGTCTGTGTACTGCAACTTCCGCAACAAGGAGATCATGTTTCACGTGTCCACCAAGCTGCCCTACACGGAAGGGGACGCCCAGCAG TTGCAGCGAAAGCGGCACATCGGGAATGACATCGTCGCTGTGGTCTTCCAGGATGAGAACACGCCCTTTGTGCCCGACATGATTGCGTCCAATTTCCTGCACGCCTATGTGGTGGTGCAGGCCGAGGGCGGGGGCCCCGATGGCCCCCTCTATAAG GTCTCGGTCACGGCCAGAGATGACGTGCCGTTCTTCGGGCCCCCGCTCCCGGACCCTGCTGTGTTCAGGAAG GGGCCCGAGTTCCAGGAATTTTTGCTGACAAAACTGATCAATGCGGAATATGCCTGCTACAAGGCAGAGAAGTTTGCCAAactggag GAGCGGACGCGCGCGGCCCTCCTGGAGACGCTCTACGAGGAGCTGCACGTGCACAGCCAGTCCATGATGGGCCTGGGCGGCGACGACGACAAGCTGGAGaacggcggcgggggcggcggcttCTTCGAGTCTTTCAAG CGGGTCATCCGGAGCCGCAGCCAGTCCATGGATGCCATGGGACTAAGCAACAAGAAGCCCAACACCGTGTCCACCAGCCACAGCGGGAGCTTTGCACCCAACAACCCTGACCTGGCCAAGGCCGCTGGAATA TCATTGCTTATTCCTGGGAAAAGTGCGAGTAGATTCGGACGCCGGGGCAGTGCCATAGGCATAGGAACCGTGGAAGAGGTTGTCGCCCGTGGGGCCAGCGGCTCTGGAGGCTGCCTGCACGCGCTGCTCTCTGCTCGCTCTCAGGACGAAGGCCATATTGGGGATGTTGCCCCCTTCC TGGGACAGGTGCAAGGGCATGCAGGTCGGAGTGCTTGCAGCTCTGATGGCGCCCAGCACCTGCTTTGGGGCCTG TCCCTGATTGTCCCTGGGAAGAGCCCCACGAGGAAGAAGTCAGGTCCGTTTGGCTCACGCCGCAGCAGCGCCATCGGCATCGAGAACATACAGGAGGTGCAGGAGAAAAG GGAGAGCCCCCCGGCTGGCCAGAAGACCCCAGACAGCGGGCACGTCTCACAGGAGCCTAAGTCAGAGAACTCCTCCACTCAGAGCTCCCCAGAGATGCCAACCACCAAGAACAG AGCGGAGACAGCAGCCCAGAGAGCAGAAGTGCTGAAGGACTTCTCCCGCTCCTCGTCCAGTGCCAGCAGCTTCGCCAGCGTCGTGGAGGAGACGGAGGGCGTGGACGGGGACGACACAGGCCTG GAGAGCATCTCGTCCTCGGGGACTCCGCACAAGCGGGACTCCTTCATCTACAGCACGTGGCTGGAGGACAGCGTCAGCACCACGAGTGGGGGCAGCTCCCCAG gcccctcgcGGTCACCCCATCCAGACGCCAAGTCGGGGGACCCTGCATGTCCGGAGATCAAGATCCAGCTGGAAGCGGCTGAGCAGCACACATCCCAGCTG GGCTGTTAG